One genomic segment of uncultured Desulfobacter sp. includes these proteins:
- a CDS encoding acetyl-CoA C-acetyltransferase — translation MQEVVIVSGVRTAVGTFGGSLKYVPVVELGSYVMKDVLKRAGLKPALDPGNDEFSPATLKDQGMIDIENTGYDYTDDLTDIYVDEVIMGNVLQAGQGQNTARQAMISAGISRTTPAMTVNKICGSGLKAIALGAQAIMAGQAEVVLAGGQESMSNAPMALLKARWGHRMELTGQGPVHDLMVYDGLYEIFYGYHMGQTAENIAEKYGITRQEQDELALLSHTRALGAVHDGTFDQEVVPVVIKNRKGDIVVNKDERPMETSMEKLAKLRPAFRKDGSVTAGNASGINDGAAAVLMMTAQRANELGLKVMAKVKAFASGGLDPAYMGLGPVPAVKRVLKQTGMALSDIDMIELNEAFASQAIGCMRELNLDVETPNELGSGISLGHPIGCTGARQMVTAIHQMERKGYNTGLISMCIGGGMGMAMIIER, via the coding sequence ATGCAAGAAGTGGTAATTGTAAGTGGTGTTAGAACCGCTGTGGGGACCTTTGGCGGATCATTGAAATATGTGCCGGTGGTGGAGCTGGGCAGCTATGTCATGAAAGACGTATTAAAACGTGCCGGACTTAAACCGGCCCTGGATCCCGGCAATGATGAATTTTCCCCTGCAACCCTGAAAGATCAGGGAATGATAGATATTGAGAATACAGGATATGATTATACCGATGACTTGACGGACATTTATGTGGATGAAGTTATCATGGGCAACGTACTCCAGGCCGGCCAAGGCCAAAATACTGCCCGCCAAGCCATGATCAGTGCCGGTATCAGTCGTACAACCCCGGCCATGACCGTGAACAAGATCTGCGGGTCAGGTCTTAAAGCCATTGCCTTGGGTGCCCAGGCCATTATGGCAGGCCAGGCTGAAGTGGTTCTGGCAGGCGGTCAGGAAAGCATGAGCAATGCACCCATGGCTCTGCTTAAGGCCAGATGGGGTCATCGCATGGAACTTACCGGCCAGGGTCCGGTCCATGACCTGATGGTATATGACGGCCTTTATGAAATTTTTTACGGCTACCATATGGGTCAGACCGCAGAAAATATTGCTGAAAAATACGGTATCACGCGGCAGGAGCAGGACGAGCTTGCACTTTTAAGCCATACCCGGGCCCTTGGCGCGGTTCATGACGGCACCTTTGACCAAGAAGTCGTTCCCGTCGTTATTAAGAACCGCAAAGGGGACATTGTGGTAAATAAGGATGAACGGCCCATGGAAACCAGTATGGAAAAACTGGCTAAACTGCGTCCGGCCTTCAGAAAAGACGGCAGTGTAACTGCCGGCAATGCCTCGGGGATCAACGACGGTGCTGCCGCCGTGCTCATGATGACTGCTCAGCGTGCCAATGAGCTTGGACTTAAAGTGATGGCAAAGGTTAAAGCCTTTGCATCCGGCGGTCTTGATCCTGCGTACATGGGTCTCGGGCCTGTGCCGGCGGTGAAACGGGTGCTTAAACAGACCGGCATGGCATTGTCCGACATTGACATGATCGAACTTAACGAAGCCTTTGCCTCCCAGGCCATCGGTTGCATGAGGGAACTGAATCTTGATGTGGAAACACCCAATGAGTTAGGTTCGGGGATTTCTTTGGGCCATCCCATCGGGTGCACGGGTGCCCGCCAGATGGTCACCGCTATTCACCAGATGGAAAGAAAGGGGTACAATACCGGTTTGATTTCCATGTGCATCGGTGGCGGTATGGGTATGGCAATGATTATTGAACGATAA
- the der gene encoding ribosome biogenesis GTPase Der, translating to MKPVVALVGRPNVGKSTLFNRITKSRQALVDDMPGVTRDRQYADAQWEDKAFTLVDTGGFLSADDDYFASQIKAQLLRAVDQADVLVFILDGRAGLSPYDRDLADLLRRTEKPVFYLINKIESLHQQEDELGEFYTLGVDRFYKVSAEHGLGVGDFLSDLVALLPDAPVQDEPEEDDSGPIRIAIIGRPNVGKSSLANRLFGEQRVVVNDKAGTTRDAIELSVNRNGREFILKDTAGIRRKGKVTDKLEKFSILKALDSMEDCDVALILIDCSEGITDQDITIAGYAEKRGCGAIFLLNKWDLVDKSEKGQQAFMKELRQKSRFLAFAPAVTISAKTGQRCHKIFGEVEKVYKEYCHRVNTGMVNRIIEDAVYRDEPSLHKGRRIKFFYASQVAVKPPTFVCFVNYPNAVHFSYKRYLVNQLRQMIPLTLTPVKLYFREKTGKIEFSGNTKEFRRIQEKKKKVMTKRDKQRKEQSRKKRERDQKDTL from the coding sequence ATGAAACCGGTTGTGGCCCTTGTGGGCCGCCCCAATGTTGGAAAATCCACACTGTTTAACAGAATTACAAAATCCCGCCAGGCTTTGGTGGATGATATGCCCGGTGTAACCCGGGACCGGCAGTATGCCGATGCGCAGTGGGAGGATAAAGCCTTTACCCTGGTTGATACCGGTGGTTTTTTAAGTGCGGATGATGACTATTTTGCATCCCAGATTAAGGCGCAGCTGTTGCGGGCCGTGGACCAGGCCGATGTCCTGGTGTTTATTCTGGATGGCCGGGCAGGGCTTTCTCCCTATGACCGGGATCTTGCCGATCTTTTACGCCGCACGGAAAAGCCTGTTTTTTATCTGATTAATAAAATTGAAAGTCTGCACCAACAGGAAGACGAGCTTGGGGAGTTCTACACCCTGGGGGTGGACCGGTTTTACAAGGTATCAGCCGAGCACGGCCTGGGGGTAGGGGATTTTCTTTCAGACCTGGTGGCCCTGCTGCCCGATGCCCCGGTTCAGGATGAACCTGAAGAAGATGACAGCGGTCCCATCCGCATTGCCATTATCGGGCGCCCCAATGTGGGTAAATCATCCCTTGCCAACCGGCTTTTCGGAGAACAGCGCGTGGTGGTCAACGATAAGGCCGGCACCACCCGGGATGCCATTGAATTATCCGTGAACCGAAACGGTCGGGAATTTATCCTGAAAGATACCGCGGGCATCCGCCGCAAGGGCAAGGTTACGGATAAACTTGAAAAGTTTTCCATTCTTAAAGCCCTGGACAGTATGGAAGACTGTGATGTGGCGTTGATTCTCATCGACTGTTCCGAAGGCATCACAGACCAGGACATCACCATTGCTGGTTATGCGGAAAAAAGGGGATGCGGTGCCATTTTCCTGCTCAATAAATGGGACCTTGTGGACAAGTCCGAAAAAGGGCAGCAGGCGTTTATGAAAGAGTTGCGTCAGAAATCAAGGTTTTTAGCCTTTGCCCCTGCCGTCACCATTTCAGCCAAAACCGGCCAGCGCTGCCACAAGATTTTTGGCGAGGTGGAAAAGGTGTATAAGGAATACTGCCACAGAGTCAATACAGGCATGGTCAACCGGATCATTGAGGACGCCGTGTACAGAGATGAGCCATCCCTTCACAAGGGGCGGCGCATCAAGTTTTTTTATGCGTCCCAGGTGGCAGTGAAACCACCTACGTTTGTCTGTTTTGTCAACTATCCCAACGCGGTGCACTTTTCTTATAAGCGGTATCTGGTCAACCAGCTGCGTCAGATGATCCCTTTGACGTTGACCCCTGTTAAACTGTATTTCAGGGAAAAAACCGGTAAAATTGAGTTTTCCGGCAACACCAAGGAGTTCAGGCGAATCCAGGAGAAGAAAAAGAAGGTCATGACAAAACGGGATAAGCAGCGCAAAGAACAAAGCCGCAAAAAACGGGAACGGGATCAGAAAGACACATTGTAA
- a CDS encoding phosphoglycerate kinase translates to MKSVRDIDVTGKTLFIRVDYNLPMDDQGNITDDNRIRATLELITYLLEKKAKLVLASHLGRPKGGRDEKFSLKPAAVRLSELLNTPVAFADDCIGDAVKKQVEALEPGQILMLENLRFHDEEKKNDPEFAKALADLCDVYVNNAFAVSHRDQASVTGITMYAKSSAAGFLLEKEVRSYYDSVENPKKPLVVVIGGAKVSSKLAALENMLKFVDCMIIGGAMANTFLAANGVDTKGSMIETDLIKTASDIMAHAKEKGIDLLLPVDLVVAERFDKNAESRTVSLGDIPDGWMALDIGPESAKRFANAIANAGTIVWNGPMGVFEMDRFAAGTQTLADAIAQSSAFSVVGGGDTGLAAKQCGITEKVNYISTGGGAFLHMMEGKVLPGVAALE, encoded by the coding sequence ATGAAGTCGGTTCGAGACATAGATGTAACGGGTAAAACCCTTTTTATCCGGGTGGACTACAATTTGCCCATGGATGACCAGGGGAATATTACTGACGACAACCGGATCCGGGCAACCCTGGAACTGATTACCTATTTGCTTGAAAAAAAGGCCAAACTGGTACTGGCCTCCCACCTGGGCCGCCCTAAAGGTGGGCGGGACGAAAAATTCAGCCTTAAGCCCGCAGCGGTCAGACTCTCGGAGCTTTTAAATACGCCTGTGGCATTTGCTGATGACTGCATTGGGGATGCGGTTAAAAAACAGGTGGAAGCCCTTGAGCCCGGTCAGATTCTCATGCTTGAAAATTTAAGATTTCACGATGAGGAGAAGAAAAACGATCCTGAATTTGCAAAGGCCCTTGCCGATCTTTGTGATGTTTATGTGAACAATGCTTTTGCCGTATCCCATCGGGACCAGGCATCGGTTACCGGTATCACTATGTATGCGAAATCGTCTGCAGCCGGTTTTCTGCTTGAAAAAGAGGTGCGTTCATATTACGATTCTGTGGAAAATCCTAAAAAACCGCTGGTCGTTGTGATTGGCGGCGCAAAAGTTTCCAGCAAACTGGCTGCCCTTGAAAATATGCTCAAATTCGTAGACTGCATGATTATCGGTGGTGCCATGGCCAATACCTTTCTTGCGGCAAATGGCGTGGATACCAAGGGGTCCATGATTGAAACGGATTTGATCAAGACCGCTTCGGATATCATGGCCCATGCAAAAGAAAAGGGTATTGACCTACTTTTGCCTGTAGACCTGGTTGTTGCGGAGCGTTTTGACAAGAATGCCGAATCGCGCACCGTTTCTTTGGGTGATATTCCGGATGGCTGGATGGCCCTGGATATTGGTCCTGAAAGTGCCAAACGTTTTGCCAATGCCATTGCCAATGCCGGTACCATTGTGTGGAACGGCCCCATGGGGGTGTTTGAAATGGACCGGTTTGCTGCAGGCACCCAGACCCTGGCGGATGCCATTGCCCAGTCTTCTGCTTTTTCCGTTGTGGGCGGCGGTGATACGGGCCTTGCAGCCAAACAATGCGGGATTACGGAAAAAGTCAACTATATATCTACAGGGGGCGGGGCTTTTCTGCACATGATGGAAGGGAAAGTATTGCCCGGAGTGGCTGCCCTGGAATAG
- a CDS encoding AI-2E family transporter has product MTLFCTSIFLFGKVIAPFFASLLLGIVITGVFRPVFRVLAKYIPERIASILTCLAVFFIVVIPVVFFVGVLSREALGLYNLAKDAVFSNQLINLLESTRALERINEFLSKANIQIQVSWHELVDPLTEVGKNLGFTLFQQARFLTSNLLNLVFYFCLMLIVVFYMFIDGKRFLQYLSDLSPLKDEHDRKLFEKFNDMAGAVLIGNGLGGLIQGGAGGLLFWFLGLNSPFLWGVVMGFLAFLPIVGIGVVMLPVALFFLLNGSLGKCLFIVVFYGVLSWGIEYIFKPKVVGDRVSMHPLVVFFAIIGGLKVYGILGIIYGPLIATLFLTLSDIYFSTFQSMVEPDKGMLNSWPGQ; this is encoded by the coding sequence ATGACCCTGTTTTGTACATCCATTTTCCTTTTTGGGAAAGTGATTGCCCCGTTTTTTGCGAGTCTGCTTCTTGGTATCGTCATTACCGGTGTTTTCCGGCCTGTCTTCAGGGTGCTGGCTAAATACATACCTGAACGGATAGCTTCTATTCTTACTTGTCTGGCCGTTTTTTTTATTGTCGTGATTCCGGTTGTATTTTTTGTGGGGGTTCTTTCCAGGGAAGCCCTGGGGCTTTACAATCTGGCAAAGGACGCAGTGTTTTCCAATCAGTTGATTAATCTTCTGGAAAGCACCCGGGCCCTTGAGCGGATCAATGAATTTTTAAGCAAAGCCAATATTCAAATTCAGGTCTCTTGGCATGAGCTAGTGGATCCTTTGACCGAAGTTGGAAAAAATTTAGGCTTTACCCTGTTCCAGCAGGCCAGATTTCTGACCTCCAACCTGCTCAACCTGGTGTTTTATTTTTGCCTGATGCTCATTGTGGTTTTTTACATGTTCATAGATGGCAAACGGTTCCTGCAATACCTGTCAGATTTGTCCCCGCTTAAGGACGAGCATGACCGCAAGCTTTTTGAAAAGTTCAATGACATGGCAGGAGCCGTGCTTATCGGCAACGGACTGGGCGGATTGATTCAGGGGGGGGCAGGCGGTCTGCTGTTCTGGTTTCTTGGTCTGAATTCACCCTTTTTATGGGGTGTGGTTATGGGCTTTCTGGCATTTTTGCCCATTGTGGGCATTGGCGTGGTCATGCTGCCTGTGGCCTTGTTTTTTCTTTTGAACGGTAGTCTGGGCAAATGCCTTTTTATTGTTGTATTTTATGGGGTATTGTCATGGGGTATTGAGTATATTTTCAAACCCAAGGTGGTCGGAGACAGGGTGTCCATGCATCCGCTTGTTGTGTTTTTTGCCATTATTGGCGGTTTGAAAGTATATGGAATTTTAGGTATAATTTATGGGCCTTTGATCGCTACTTTGTTTTTAACCCTTTCCGATATTTATTTTTCCACGTTTCAGTCCATGGTGGAACCGGACAAAGGGATGCTGAATTCATGGCCTGGCCAATAA
- the gyrA gene encoding DNA gyrase subunit A, producing the protein MIQNQSTSIEKEMRQSYLEYAMSVIIGRALPDVRDGLKPVHRRVLYAMQQLHNDWNKPYKKSARIVGDVIGKYHPHGDSAVYDTIVRMAQDFSLRYTLVDGQGNFGSVDGDSPAAMRYTEIRMRKLSHQMLADLEKETVEFIPNYDETIEEPAVLPTKFPALLVNGSSGIAVGMTTNVPPHNISEVIEGLKALIDNPDMDTRALMAHIPGPDFPTYGHIYGTKGIFEAYDTGRGIITLRAKVEVEENKKNGQETIVVTELPYQVNKAKVVEKIAELVRDKVITGVSYVRDESDREGMRMAIGLKRDQIAEVVINQLYKHTNMQTSFGIILLAVVNNRPELLSLKEILNHFISHRTNVIIRRTRYDLRKAEERAHILEGLKIALDNLDEVVALIRASQSPEEARNGLINRFDLTEIQAQAILDMRLQRLTGLEREKIETEYQALLKDIAWFKEILGSETVVRGLIKDELAELNDEFGDARRTRIVESTAEISIEDLIAEEDMVVTVTRSGYIKRNPITLYANQHRGGKGKTAMGTKSDDFVEHLFVASTHATFLFITNFGKVYQAKVYELPMAGRSSLGKAIVNLLNFDEGEKLATVLTVDEFSENRYVVMATKKGRVKKTELMAYSRRRAGGLIGVKLAEGDELIAARITDGSQEIFLGSEGGKVIRFNEDDVRVVGRGSMGVRGMRIEEGARVVGMEVLGDEDTLLTVTENGYGKRSKIEEYRTQARGGKGVFSIKTSTRNGKMMALALVGDNDELMMVTDKGKLIRTDIGGINVISRNTQGVKLINLAKGEMLIGIARLPEEDCDPDDDNTCFHPDGDDVDILDALETDMDSEDLDTDDPIDGPGDDE; encoded by the coding sequence ATGATTCAAAACCAAAGCACCAGTATCGAGAAAGAGATGAGGCAATCCTATCTCGAGTATGCCATGAGTGTCATTATCGGGCGGGCTCTGCCCGATGTCCGGGACGGGTTGAAACCGGTTCACCGGCGTGTGTTATATGCCATGCAGCAGCTTCACAATGACTGGAATAAACCCTATAAAAAATCTGCCCGTATCGTGGGTGATGTTATTGGTAAATATCACCCCCACGGTGATTCTGCCGTGTATGACACCATTGTCCGTATGGCCCAGGACTTCTCCCTGCGTTATACCCTGGTGGACGGCCAGGGCAATTTCGGCTCTGTGGACGGTGATTCTCCGGCTGCCATGCGTTATACGGAAATCCGTATGCGCAAGCTCTCCCACCAGATGCTGGCTGATCTTGAAAAAGAGACCGTGGAATTCATCCCCAATTATGATGAAACCATAGAAGAACCTGCGGTGCTCCCCACTAAATTTCCAGCATTGCTGGTCAATGGGTCCTCGGGCATTGCCGTGGGTATGACCACAAATGTTCCGCCCCACAATATCAGTGAAGTCATTGAAGGGTTAAAGGCGCTCATTGACAATCCGGACATGGACACAAGGGCGTTGATGGCCCATATCCCAGGGCCGGATTTTCCCACCTATGGCCATATTTACGGCACCAAGGGGATATTTGAAGCCTATGACACCGGCCGGGGTATTATCACCCTGCGGGCCAAAGTCGAGGTGGAAGAGAACAAGAAAAACGGCCAGGAGACCATTGTTGTCACCGAACTGCCCTACCAGGTCAATAAGGCCAAGGTGGTGGAAAAGATTGCCGAACTGGTCCGGGATAAGGTGATTACCGGCGTCTCCTATGTTCGGGACGAATCCGACCGCGAGGGCATGCGTATGGCCATTGGGCTTAAACGCGATCAGATTGCTGAAGTGGTGATAAATCAGCTCTACAAGCACACCAATATGCAGACCAGCTTTGGCATTATCTTACTGGCGGTTGTCAATAACCGGCCTGAGTTGCTCTCCCTTAAGGAAATCCTCAATCATTTTATTTCCCACAGGACCAACGTCATTATCCGGCGTACCCGCTATGATCTGCGCAAGGCAGAAGAACGGGCCCATATTCTGGAAGGGTTGAAGATCGCCCTGGATAATTTGGATGAAGTCGTTGCCCTGATCCGGGCCTCCCAGTCACCCGAAGAGGCTCGAAACGGCTTGATAAACCGGTTTGATTTGACAGAAATACAGGCCCAGGCCATTCTGGACATGCGATTGCAGCGGCTCACCGGACTGGAACGTGAAAAGATCGAAACCGAATATCAGGCCCTGCTCAAGGATATTGCCTGGTTCAAAGAGATCCTTGGCTCTGAAACCGTGGTCCGGGGGCTGATTAAAGATGAACTGGCCGAACTCAACGACGAGTTCGGGGATGCGCGCCGCACCCGTATTGTTGAGAGCACGGCTGAAATTTCCATTGAAGATCTTATTGCCGAAGAAGACATGGTGGTTACGGTGACCCGCAGCGGATATATCAAACGTAATCCCATTACCCTTTATGCCAACCAGCACCGGGGAGGCAAAGGCAAAACCGCCATGGGAACCAAATCTGACGATTTTGTGGAACATCTGTTCGTGGCCTCCACCCACGCAACTTTTCTGTTTATCACCAATTTCGGCAAGGTGTACCAGGCCAAGGTGTATGAACTTCCCATGGCAGGCCGTTCCTCCCTTGGCAAGGCCATTGTGAACCTGCTTAATTTTGATGAGGGTGAAAAACTTGCCACCGTGCTCACCGTGGATGAGTTTTCAGAAAATCGGTACGTGGTCATGGCTACCAAAAAAGGCCGGGTGAAAAAGACCGAGCTGATGGCTTATTCACGTCGCCGGGCAGGGGGCCTTATCGGTGTAAAGCTGGCTGAAGGCGACGAACTCATTGCCGCACGCATCACCGATGGCAGCCAGGAGATTTTTCTGGGGTCCGAGGGGGGGAAGGTGATCCGGTTTAATGAAGACGATGTCCGTGTTGTGGGTCGTGGCTCCATGGGCGTGCGGGGCATGCGCATAGAAGAGGGTGCCCGGGTAGTGGGCATGGAAGTGCTTGGAGATGAGGACACGCTTCTAACGGTTACGGAAAACGGTTATGGTAAGCGTTCTAAAATTGAGGAGTACAGAACCCAGGCCCGGGGTGGTAAAGGCGTTTTCTCCATTAAAACGTCCACGCGCAACGGTAAAATGATGGCCCTTGCCCTGGTGGGGGACAATGATGAGTTGATGATGGTTACGGATAAGGGAAAATTGATCCGTACCGATATTGGCGGGATCAACGTGATTTCCAGAAATACCCAGGGGGTCAAACTCATTAATCTGGCCAAGGGAGAAATGCTTATCGGCATTGCCCGACTTCCTGAAGAGGATTGTGACCCTGATGATGATAACACATGTTTTCATCCGGATGGGGATGATGTCGACATTTTAGATGCTCTGGAAACGGATATGGATTCGGAAGATCTTGATACGGATGACCCGATAGATGGCCCGGGAGACGACGAATAA
- a CDS encoding replication-associated recombination protein A, with translation MDLFDHTADQDLAGAAPLAERMRPRRLEDVVGQDHITAKGSLLERAVSEDRVFSMILWGPPGCGKTTLANVIATQTKNQWVKISAVLSGVKEVRQIIESAKERRRLHNRRTLLFVDEIHRFNKFQQDAFLFHVENGLITLIGATTENPSFEVNPALVSRCRVFDLNSLSQDAIVQILNRAIADKDKGLGLSSDTFSKEAIEHIAAASDGDARAALTSLEACVLNRGDGKTMDVEDVRAMVAQKILRHDKAGEEHFNLISAFIKSVRGSDPDGAMYWLERMLAAGDDPIYILRRMIRLATEDIGLADPGALTMAMNADVSFRRLGRPEGDGSLYQAAVYLATAPKSNAVYAAQKQVQEAVKKHGSLPVPMHIRNAPTGLMKQMGYGKGYKYAHDYKHGYASQSYLPEPLEGTRFYHPTARGYEKTVKQRLDAWLDLKKTAMDT, from the coding sequence ATGGATCTTTTTGACCATACCGCCGATCAGGATCTGGCGGGGGCTGCGCCGTTGGCTGAACGTATGCGGCCCCGGCGGCTGGAAGATGTTGTGGGCCAGGATCACATCACGGCCAAAGGCAGTCTGCTTGAACGTGCAGTGTCCGAAGACAGGGTTTTTTCAATGATCCTGTGGGGACCGCCGGGGTGCGGTAAAACCACCCTGGCCAATGTTATTGCGACACAGACGAAAAATCAGTGGGTCAAAATTTCTGCGGTGTTGTCGGGCGTCAAGGAGGTCCGGCAGATCATTGAGTCGGCAAAGGAAAGACGACGGCTTCACAACCGGCGGACCCTGCTGTTTGTGGACGAGATTCACCGGTTTAACAAATTCCAGCAGGATGCCTTTCTTTTCCATGTGGAAAACGGTTTGATCACCCTGATCGGGGCTACCACGGAAAATCCTTCCTTTGAAGTCAATCCTGCCCTGGTATCCAGATGCCGGGTCTTTGACCTGAACAGCTTGTCCCAAGATGCCATTGTGCAGATTTTGAATCGGGCTATAGCCGATAAGGATAAGGGCCTTGGTCTTTCATCAGATACATTTTCCAAAGAGGCCATTGAGCATATCGCCGCCGCATCTGATGGAGATGCAAGAGCCGCCCTGACAAGCCTTGAGGCCTGTGTGTTGAACCGTGGGGACGGCAAAACGATGGATGTGGAGGATGTCAGGGCCATGGTGGCCCAAAAGATTTTGCGCCATGATAAGGCAGGAGAAGAGCACTTTAATTTGATCTCCGCCTTTATCAAAAGTGTGCGGGGTAGTGATCCGGATGGGGCCATGTACTGGCTTGAGCGGATGCTGGCTGCCGGGGATGACCCCATTTATATATTAAGGCGGATGATTCGTCTTGCCACCGAGGATATCGGTCTTGCCGATCCAGGCGCTTTGACCATGGCCATGAATGCGGATGTCTCTTTCAGGCGTTTAGGCCGCCCCGAAGGGGATGGCTCTTTATATCAGGCTGCCGTTTACCTGGCCACGGCACCAAAAAGCAATGCCGTGTATGCGGCCCAGAAACAGGTTCAGGAAGCCGTGAAAAAGCATGGTTCCCTGCCCGTGCCCATGCATATCCGCAACGCCCCCACCGGGTTGATGAAACAGATGGGCTACGGCAAAGGTTACAAATACGCCCATGATTATAAACATGGGTATGCGTCCCAATCCTATTTGCCCGAACCCCTTGAAGGCACACGGTTTTATCATCCCACGGCCAGAGGGTATGAGAAAACAGTAAAACAGCGCCTTGATGCGTGGCTGGATCTGAAAAAGACCGCCATGGACACCTGA
- the radC gene encoding DNA repair protein RadC yields MARETTNKGAGHRQRLRERFLQAGLSGFHDYEVLELLLTLNTPRKDTKQAAKDLLSEFKTLPRVLEANTQALCRVKGVGPANSFGIHLIKAVADRYLETRIIKMDVVSNPENLIAYLNQTIGYKNKEHFLGIFLDAKNRVMASEVLFTGTLSASAVYPREVIARSLAHNAASVVLAHNHPSGDITPSAQDLRITRTLFFALAFAGIHIHDHLVTGSQGYYSFAAQGVMAQFQKEFEQIK; encoded by the coding sequence ATGGCCCGGGAGACGACGAATAAGGGTGCCGGACACCGGCAACGCCTGAGGGAACGATTCCTTCAGGCCGGCCTGTCAGGGTTCCATGACTATGAGGTCCTGGAGTTGCTTTTGACCCTGAATACCCCCCGAAAGGATACCAAGCAGGCGGCCAAAGATCTTTTATCAGAATTCAAAACCCTGCCCCGGGTGCTGGAGGCGAATACCCAGGCACTTTGCCGGGTTAAGGGCGTGGGGCCTGCCAACAGTTTCGGGATACATTTGATCAAGGCTGTGGCAGACCGGTATCTTGAAACCCGGATAATTAAAATGGATGTGGTCAGTAATCCTGAAAACCTGATTGCATATTTAAACCAGACCATTGGTTACAAAAATAAAGAACATTTTTTAGGGATATTTCTGGATGCCAAAAACAGGGTCATGGCATCCGAGGTCCTTTTTACCGGGACTCTTTCGGCTTCGGCTGTTTATCCACGGGAAGTGATTGCACGCAGCCTTGCACACAATGCCGCTTCAGTGGTTTTAGCGCATAATCATCCGTCCGGGGATATTACACCTTCAGCCCAGGATCTCCGTATTACCCGGACCCTGTTTTTTGCCCTGGCATTTGCGGGTATTCATATCCACGACCATCTTGTTACAGGCAGTCAGGGGTATTACAGTTTTGCTGCCCAAGGGGTAATGGCGCAGTTTCAAAAGGAGTTTGAGCAGATTAAATGA